Proteins from one Sarcophilus harrisii chromosome 2, mSarHar1.11, whole genome shotgun sequence genomic window:
- the LOC111718738 gene encoding atherin-like: MAKVEGDFGTVSSLARPGPSFSIPSVSVPPIIALEDVSPTSRKATSVCAGPGRGQLPLGKFCTLVSLRQRRGREDSGRRWARSHYPGWEPRSQGLALGRSASSALQRERWESEAAPGLQAARGCGKRGWPALREAALSGDAGRGGAGPEPPPLPRRAGGGRWPEPISGAARLSDGSPPPLARSRRCLRPLSVQRSRLRLPFFSLLPLHRHLAAFALVPGRPARCLVGRRRLRPRLAPVPARRAALSPVPGAALPPRPPIHCPPAPARPPPSPLLASVSGRGRGRGPSGSRSLALLPSRFHLPRRGSAPVSCSPHPHPRPPFPSRRRPGALRGSRERGSNPSPAGRLLMLQG, encoded by the exons ATGGCAAAGGTTGAGGGGGACTTTGGTACTGTCTCCTCGCTGGCCAGGCCAGGCCCTAGCTTCAG CATCCCCTCGGTCTCCGTGCCCCCCATCATTGCCCTGGAAGATGTCTCCCCCACCTCGAGAAAGGCCACGAGCGTTTGTGCTGGGCCTGGGCGGGGGCAGCTGCCTTTGGGGAAGTTTTGCACCTTAGTGTCCCTGCGGCAGAGGAGGGGGCGCGAGGACAGTGGGAGGCGTTGGGCCCGGTCCCACTACCCGGGGTGGGAGCCAAGGTCCCAAGGACTGGCCTTAGGCCGCTCCGCCTCCTCCGCCCTGCAGCGT GAACGCTGGGAAAGCGAGGCTGCCCCGGGCCTGCAGGCGGCACGAGGCTGCGGAAAGCGAGGCTGGCCCGCACTGCGGGAGGCTGCGCTCTCCGGAGatgcggggcggggcggggcggggccggaGCCTCCCCCGCTCCCTCGGCGGGCCGGAGGCGGGCGCTGGCCTGAGCCAATCAGCGGGGCCGCGCGGCTGAGTGACGGGAGCCCCCCGCCCCTGGCCCGCAGTCGGCGCTGCCTCCGCCCCCTCTCTGTCCAGCGCTCTCGCCTTCGCCTCCCCTTTTTCTCGCTGCTTCCTCTCCATCGGCATCTTGCTGCCTTCGCTCTGGTGCCCGGCCGGCCTGCGCGCTGCCTCGTGGGCCGCCGCCGCCTTCGCCCCCGTCTCGCTCCCGTTCCCGCCCGCCGAGCCGCGCTCTCTCCCGTCCCCGGGGCCGCCCTGCCTCCGCGGCCCCCCATTCATTGTCCTCCCGCCCCCGCGCGGCCTCCCCCGTCTCCCCTCCTTGCATCCGTctcggggagggggagggggagggggccctCCGGCTCGCGGTCTCTGGCTCTCCTCCCTTCCCGCTTCCACCTTCCTCGGCGTGGAAGTGCTCCCGTTTcctgctccccccacccccacccccggccGCCCTTTCCGAGCCGCCGCCGCCCTGGAGCCCTCCGCGGGAGCCGGGAAAGGGGCTCGAATCCCAGCCCCGCGGGGCGCCTGCTGATG CTGCAGGGATGA
- the MAVS gene encoding mitochondrial antiviral-signaling protein produces MTLAEDRTEQYIRLHLSHFFRIDVLEILSHLPCLTAADQDKLRAYIERYGNRDSVWKLFDHLRKRTGWVICLITALRECEHSELAEQIENVYTSNLNRFPNHPRGSAASAPAGQAARNQPMSLNTPPRSSGVPGALLPASGSPATKAASSLPDTAYNGYPEELESGEAGAGYTAPIQDTQPPEFKAEVSGAALNPGHSGDTSRSPQSSSGRSSPFSAPAPTVTKKHRKASGGSGDSPPGSVSLPASRGPLSPSVSFVPHSTKKAGPASGLQPPPSPREASSPTSSWGNENRLRAASPIQAAELPEGTVPATRIPRPPKVPPLAPKFPSSPHPAQTPQASPGPAASRQAPPPHAEEVEMSKPGVLQSCDDQPYSGGSERLLISGSSGSVGSLHKSSTPGNLPEENDYFSVTSGPSPGKPEASGPPKQLESSKSPFQETLKLHVDERPSESPLGSGSGLGQTPDTAAQPGECPSGDSSWGVWVGSAVAVLLVSVAVAIFYKRIPK; encoded by the exons ATGACTCTGGCGGAGGACCGGACGGAGCAGTACATTCGGCTGCACCTCAGTCACTTCTTCCGCATCGACGTCCTGGAGATCCTGTCCCACCTGCCCTGCCTCACTGCAGCGGACCAG GACAAGCTCCGGGCCTACATTGAGCGCTATGGGAACCGGGACAGCGTGTGGAAGCTCTTTGACCACCTCCGGAAGCGCACGGGCTGGGTGATCTGTCTCATCACTGCCCTGAGGGAGTGCGAGCACTCGGAACTCGCGGAACAAATTGAGAATGTCTACACCTCCAACCTGAACC GGTTCCCGAACCATCCCAGAGGCTCTGCTGCCTCTGCTCCAGCTGGCCAGGCTGCCAGAAACCAGCCGATGTCCCTAAACACTCCCCCACGATCTTCTGGGGTCCCGGGGGCCCTTCTACCTGCCAGCGGGAGCCCAGCCACCAAAGCAGCCAGCTCTTTGCCTGACACCGCCTACAATGGTTATCCAGAAGAATTGGAGAGTGGGGAGGCCGGGGCCGGCTACACTGCCCCCATCCAGGACACGCAGCCACCGGAGTTTAAGGCAGAG GTCTCAGGGGCAGCCCTGAATCCTGGGCATTCTGGGGACACATCCAGGAGCCCCCAGAGCTCCTCTGGACGCTCTTCTCCTTTCTCAGCTCCTGCCCCCACAGTCACTAAAAAACATCGCAAAGCAAGCGGAGGATCTGGTGACAGCCCTCCAG GTTCTGTGTCTCTCCCAGCATCCAGAGGCcccctctctccatctgtctcctTTGTGCCTCACTCTACTAAGAAGGCAGGCCCAGCATCAGGACTGCAGCCTCCCCCTTCCCCACGGGAAGCCTCTTCCCCCACAAGCTCATGGGGAAATGAAAACCGGCTCCGGGCTGCCTCTCCCATCCAGGCCGCCGAGCTGCCTGAGGGCACCGTGCCTGCCACCAGGATCCCCAGGCCCCCGAAG GTGCCGCCACTGGCCCCGAAGTTCCCCAGCTCTCCCCACCCTGCTCAGACGCCCCAGGCGTCCCCGGGGCCAGCCGCCTCCAGGCAGGCGCCCCCTCCCCATGCGGAAGAGGTGGAGATGAGCAAACCCGGGGTGCTTCAGTCATGCGATGACCAGCCCTACTCCGGCGGCTCTGAGCGCCTGCTCATCAGCGGCTCCTCGGGCAGCGTGGGCTCCCTCCACAAAAGCTCGACTCCTGGGAATCTCCCCGAGGAGAATGACTACTTTTCGGTCACCAGTGGGCCTTCCCCAGGGAAGCCGGAAGCCAGCGGCCCCCCCAAACAGCTCGAGAGCTCCAAGAGCCCCTTCCAGGAAACCCTCAAGCTCCATGTAGATGAGAGGCCCAGTGAGAGCCCCCTTGGGAGCGGGTCTGGATTGGGCCAGACACCAGATACTGCAGCCCAGCCTGGAGAATGTCCCAGTGGGGACAGCTCCTGGGGAGTGTGGGTGGGCTCTGCAGTGGCCGTGCTGCTCGTCTCCGTGGCCGTGGCCATCTTTTACAAACGCATCCCGAAGTAG